GCGGAAACGGACTGGTAGTAGCGAACCGCGATGCCCGACACCAGGGGCGTCGTGGGCCTTACGTCATAGAAGCCCATCAGGTCACGCATCGTCGTCCAGGAGAGGTACACGGTCTGAACATCACCGGTGGAGGGACCCTCCGCGACGGTCGGCACGGGGATGGACTTGGGAAGGGTGGTGTTGGGGCCGTAGTACCCATCCCCGTTCGTCACCTGGTCGAAGTCCCAGGACTCGTAGTACTCGTTGAAGGAGGCGCTGGTCAGAAGGTACTGGCCCTGGCCATTGTTCGCGATCGAATACAGGAATACGGTGCGGTCCTTGGGAGAAGGGCAGCCTTCCAGGCCGGGAACCCAGTCCCACGAGGTCCAGATGTAGTAGCTGTTGGTTCCCCAGGGGAAGGCCTGGAAATGGGTGGGCAGGCTCCCCGAGTGGTAGGTCTCGGCGGCGCCCTGGATCCAGAATTTGGTCCGGATGGTTCCGGCGCCGCTCCCGTCGTCCAGGGTGCCCGCGATGTCGAGCTGGCCTCCGCTGATGGGGTTGAGGACCGCGTAGTTCTGGGAGCACTGGGCGAGCACCGGAGCCGAGAAGGCCGTGAGGACCAGGGTGAGTGCCATCATCGTCAGATAAGTGATTGTGCGTTTCATTGGACTACCCTCCTTCGCCGTACGCTCTCCTCTTTGCAGGGGGTGTGCCAAGGCACTTCCACGGCATGACTCGTCCTGGTTTCCGCCATATTCCACCGTACCAAACGGCCCAACGCCCTGGACCCGAGACCCGCGAATCCCCTCCAAGGCATTCTCACTTTTGAGATGAGATCGGGCTCAGTCTTGAGACGGAACGGTCGGCCGGGGTGGTAAGATCGATCTCCTCCCGCGCCTCCGGCTTGGGGACCCATCCGGCGCTCACAGAGGAGTCCGAAAGCATGGTCAGGATTCTCGCGCTCGCCGCCCTCCTGCTCTGGAGCCTCCTGCCCCGGACCGCCGCCGCCCACGGCGGACCCCTTCCCCTGATCGTGGATACGGACCTGGCCGCCGACGATGTCCGCGCCCTGGCCTTTCTTCTCGCAAGCCCAGCCGTCCGCGTCGAGGCGGTGGTGACCTCGGGCGAAGGGAGGTCCCCAGAAATTTCCGCCCACAGGATCCTTCAGATCCTCGAGCACCTGGACAGGTCGGGAATCCCCGTGGGAGCGGGAAACCCGGTGGACGGACCTCCCCCTCCGTGGAGGACCGTCGTGGACTCCCTGGCCTGGCCCTCCCTCGCCCCGGCCCGCGGAGTCCCCGAGCGCGCCGCGGACGTCCTGGCCCGGTCGCTCTCCGGATCGGAACACGGGGTGACCTACCTCTGTCTTGGACCCACAACCAACCTCGCCGCCCTGTTGCGGGACGAGCCGATCCTGTGCCGGCGGATTCGCGAGGTCTGGTTCTACGGATCGGCGCCCGGACGGGACGAGGCCTGCTGGAATCGGGACGCCGACCTCGAGGCGGCCCGACGCGTCTTCGCCTCGGACCTCCCCATCCGAACGATCCGACTCGAGGAGGACGAGACCTTCCCCTTCGATGAGGGGCTTCTGACAGGCCTGGAGCGCGCTTCGACGCCTTCGGCCCGGCTCCTGGCGACCCTCTTTGGGGCCCCGGGCCCGCGGGAGAAGGTCAGGCAGGGCCACTTTCGCTCCTGGGACGAGGCGGTGGCCCTGTGCGCCGCCCATCCGGACCTGGCCGCCTTCGCCCCGACGCAAACGGGGACGGGCCGAACCCTCCTCCGGTGGGACCGCGATGCCGGCAGGGCCCTTTGGCTCCAGGTGGTCGCAGGGGACGGAAGAAAACGGATGTCTGAAACGTCCCCCGTCGGCCTGTCGGCCTTTCCCGCCTCGCCGGATCAGTTCCGCCCCGACCTCAAAGGGTCTGTCCCGCGGATCCTCGCCCGCCACGGAGGCGAGGAGTGGAGGGCGGCCGTCCTGACGAACGAGCTCCACGGCCACGTCGGCACGTACTCCCTCGTGGGGGTCAAGATGGGAATTCTCGCCCGGGAGCGCCTCGGCGCGGCCCTGGACGAGGTGGAGGTCCTGAGTTTCGCGGGCGATTCACCCCCTTTGAGCTGTATGAACGACGGCCTCCAGGTCTCCACGGGAGCCACATTGGGACGGGGCACGATTCGGGTGGACGGTGGAGGCGGGGCGCGGCCCGAGGCCGAGTTCATCCGGGGCGGCGAGCGCTTGCGCCTGCGCCTGAAGGAGTCGGTGCGCCTCCGCATCGACTCGGACATTCGCGAGGCCCTCCGCCGGTACGGAAACCTTACCCCCGAGTACTTCCGTGAAATCCGTCGCCTGTCCATCCTCCACTGGGAGGAGCTGGATCGGGCGGAGATTTTCGAGGAGGTGCCCGCCCAGTGACCGGACTCCACCAATCCGAAAGCGGCGATCATGATTCAGTTTTCTGATTACCTGGCCCAGGAGTGGAAGCCCGCCCTGGGTTGCACGGAACCGGCGGCCATCGCCTACGCGGCTTCCCTGGCGGCGGCCCAGGGCGAAGGTCCGGTCCGGGCGGTCCACCTGAGGTGCGACCCGCGAATCTATAAGAACTGCTACGCCGTGGGCATCCCCAATTCGGAGAAAAAGGTGGGCATTCGCTGGGCCCTGGCCCTCGGAAGCCTCCTTCCGGATCCCTCCGCCGGGCTCCAGGTGTTCCGTCAGATCGACGAAGGAGCCCTCCGCGAAGCGGGCAGGCTCCTTAGCGAGAATGCCGTCTCCGTGGAAGTGGATCCCTCCCGCCCCGAGCTCCTGGTGGACTGCACCGTGGTCCGGTCGGAGGGAATGGGGAGAGCGGTCCTCGAAAGGGACCACACCCGCCTCACCCGGCTTGAAAAGAACGGGAAGCCCTGCGATCCGACCCGTGGAGGACCCTCCGCCCCGTCCCGGGAGGAGGCGGTGCGCGCCCCCTCCCTTCGCGAGGCCCTGGCCCGCCTTTCCTTTGAAGAACTCCTTCAAATGGCTCGGGACATCCGGGCCTCGGACCGGCAGTCCTTGAGAGAGGGAGCGGAGATGAACCTGGCCATCGCGCGCCACGGCCTCACGCTCTTTCCCCGTCCCTTCATGGACCTCATCGGGATGGACCCTCTCACCCGCATCAGCCGCCTGGTCTGCGCCGGCGTGTACGCGCGCATGTGCGGAGAGGATTTCCCGGTCATGTCTCTGGCCGGGTCGGGCAACAAGGGGATCGTTACGGCCGTTCCCCTGACCCTCTGGGCCCGGGAAACGGGGGCCGACCCCTCCCGGGCGGAGGAGGCCCTCGCCCTGGCCTGTCTCGTCACGTCGGCCACGACCTTCCACCTGGGCACCCTCTCGGCCGCGTGCGGCTGCTCCAACGCCGCGGGGGTGGGCCTCGCCGTGGGGCTGGTGAGCCTCCAGGGCGGAGGGCCGGGGGACCTTTCACTCGCCGTGAACAATGTTGTGGGAAACGTGACGGGCATGATCTGCGACGGGGCCAAGATGGGGTGCGCGCTCAAGACCATGACGTCCGTGGACGCGGCCTTCCGCGCCGCATCGCTGGCCATGAGCGGCATCGGCATCCCCTCCACGGACGGCATCGTCGGAAGGGACGGCGCCCAGTCCCTCGCTCACCTGGGCCGCATCGCGGGCCCCGGCATGGCAGCCATGGACGCCCAGATCCTGGAAATCATGCAAGCCAAATTGCGCCGCGAGGACTCTTAGCAGGATCACGACTCGGGCCCGAGCCGATGGGCTTGTTTTCCTCCGAGGGGGTCGCTACATTTGGAATAAATACGATAATAATTTTAGTTATCGTATTTTGGTAGGAGAAGGCCCATGCCACGTCCCTTCAAGTACCGGGAGGCCATCCTGTCCCTTCTCAAGGAGAACCCGATCCACCCCACCGTGGATTGGATTCACACGCGCCTGCGTCAGGCGCACTCCCGGGTCAGCCTGGCCACCGTGTATCGGACCCTTCGGACCCTCGTGGCGGAGGGACTCCTTTGCGAACTGCCCTTCGGGTCCAGCGAAGCGAGGTTCGGGCTCGTCCGAGAGGAACGGCACTACCACTTCCTGTGCGACGCCTGCCGGCGGATTTACGACCTTCCCCTCCCCCACGATCCCCGCCTCGAACAGGCGGTCCGCCGGGCCACGGGGCACGAGGTGAACCGCCACACGGTGGAGTTCTACGGCCGATGCCGGGAATGCCTCGGCGAGGCCGGTCCACCTCCCCCCATCGGGAAGCAACCGCCGAAGGGCGCCGGCATGAGGCGGGGGTCCCCGATCGAAACCAGTCGAAAGGAGCGAAAGCCATGAGCGACGAAAGCAAGTGCCCGGTGACGGGCGGAAGATCCTTTCAAGGAGCCGGCGGAGGAACGTCGAACCGGGACTGGTGGCCCAACCAGCTGCGGCTCGAAATCCTGCACCAGCACTCCTCCAAGTCCAACCCCCTCGGCGAGGCGTTCGACTACGCCAAGGAGTTCAGCCGCCTCGACCTGGCGGCCGTGAAAAAGGACCTCACGGCCCTGATGACCGACTCCCAGGACTGGTGGCCCGCGGACTATGGCCACTACGGAGGGCTCTTCATCCGCATGGCGTGGCACAGCGCGGGCACCTACCGCGTGAGCGACGGCCGCGGAGGCGGCGGGCGCGGCCAGCAGCGCTTCGCCCCCCTCAACAGCTGGCCCGACAACGTCAACCTCGACAAGGCCCGCCGGCTGCTCTGGCCCATCAAGAAGAAGTACGGCCGCAAGATCTCCTGGGCCGACCTGATGATCCTCGCGGGCAACGTGGCGTTGGAATCCATGGGCTTCAAGACCTTCGGCTTCGGCGGGGGGCGCGAGGATGTCTGGGAGCCGGACCAGGACGTCTACTGGGGCGCCGAGACCACCTGGCTGGGCGACAAGCGCTATTCCGGCGAGCGAGACCTCGAGAACCCTCTGGCCGCTGTGCAGATGGGCCTGATCTACGTGAACCCCGAAGGCCCCAACGGGAATCCGGACCCGGTGGCTTCCGGTCGGGATGTGAGGGAGACCTTCGCGCGTATGGCCATGAATGACGAGGAGACCGT
The Acidobacteriota bacterium genome window above contains:
- a CDS encoding nucleoside hydrolase codes for the protein MVRILALAALLLWSLLPRTAAAHGGPLPLIVDTDLAADDVRALAFLLASPAVRVEAVVTSGEGRSPEISAHRILQILEHLDRSGIPVGAGNPVDGPPPPWRTVVDSLAWPSLAPARGVPERAADVLARSLSGSEHGVTYLCLGPTTNLAALLRDEPILCRRIREVWFYGSAPGRDEACWNRDADLEAARRVFASDLPIRTIRLEEDETFPFDEGLLTGLERASTPSARLLATLFGAPGPREKVRQGHFRSWDEAVALCAAHPDLAAFAPTQTGTGRTLLRWDRDAGRALWLQVVAGDGRKRMSETSPVGLSAFPASPDQFRPDLKGSVPRILARHGGEEWRAAVLTNELHGHVGTYSLVGVKMGILARERLGAALDEVEVLSFAGDSPPLSCMNDGLQVSTGATLGRGTIRVDGGGGARPEAEFIRGGERLRLRLKESVRLRIDSDIREALRRYGNLTPEYFREIRRLSILHWEELDRAEIFEEVPAQ
- a CDS encoding transcriptional repressor gives rise to the protein MPRPFKYREAILSLLKENPIHPTVDWIHTRLRQAHSRVSLATVYRTLRTLVAEGLLCELPFGSSEARFGLVREERHYHFLCDACRRIYDLPLPHDPRLEQAVRRATGHEVNRHTVEFYGRCRECLGEAGPPPPIGKQPPKGAGMRRGSPIETSRKERKP
- a CDS encoding L-serine ammonia-lyase, iron-sulfur-dependent, subunit alpha, producing the protein MIQFSDYLAQEWKPALGCTEPAAIAYAASLAAAQGEGPVRAVHLRCDPRIYKNCYAVGIPNSEKKVGIRWALALGSLLPDPSAGLQVFRQIDEGALREAGRLLSENAVSVEVDPSRPELLVDCTVVRSEGMGRAVLERDHTRLTRLEKNGKPCDPTRGGPSAPSREEAVRAPSLREALARLSFEELLQMARDIRASDRQSLREGAEMNLAIARHGLTLFPRPFMDLIGMDPLTRISRLVCAGVYARMCGEDFPVMSLAGSGNKGIVTAVPLTLWARETGADPSRAEEALALACLVTSATTFHLGTLSAACGCSNAAGVGLAVGLVSLQGGGPGDLSLAVNNVVGNVTGMICDGAKMGCALKTMTSVDAAFRAASLAMSGIGIPSTDGIVGRDGAQSLAHLGRIAGPGMAAMDAQILEIMQAKLRREDS